In Paralcaligenes sp. KSB-10, the following are encoded in one genomic region:
- a CDS encoding LysR substrate-binding domain-containing protein gives MKKSLNLRQVEAFKAVIEYGTVNRAAEALFVSQPAVSKLLMKLEEATGLALFERVKGKLAPTPHGMRLYEEIDRIFVGLNQIEVAVDSIRRDEQRQLRIGVMPALSGSFVRRVTMDFLKVNPGVHVSIQARSSQFLADWLVARQIDVALVSNAVENPYIDREPMLSSPLFCALPPNHALTQKRVIRASDLDNVPFITFESGSLTDKLVRQIFSAEGAHLNLVLNAVTAPTVCEFVAAGLGASLVHPLFAEWVGKRIVLRRFDPEIVATFQLCRGRGTRNANLVESFMNVARSVAQQVSDESFHNV, from the coding sequence ATGAAAAAATCATTGAACCTGCGCCAGGTCGAGGCTTTCAAAGCCGTGATCGAATACGGTACGGTCAATCGCGCGGCGGAAGCCTTGTTCGTGTCTCAGCCCGCGGTCAGCAAGCTGCTGATGAAACTCGAAGAGGCCACCGGCCTGGCCCTGTTCGAGCGCGTCAAAGGCAAGCTGGCGCCTACGCCCCACGGCATGCGTTTGTATGAAGAAATCGACCGTATATTTGTCGGTCTGAATCAGATCGAAGTGGCGGTGGATTCCATTCGCCGCGATGAGCAGAGACAGCTGCGCATAGGCGTTATGCCTGCACTGTCTGGTTCGTTCGTGCGCCGTGTCACCATGGACTTTCTCAAGGTCAATCCCGGCGTCCATGTGTCCATACAGGCACGCAGTTCGCAGTTCCTGGCGGACTGGCTGGTAGCCAGACAGATTGACGTGGCTTTGGTCAGCAATGCTGTCGAGAACCCCTATATTGATCGGGAGCCCATGCTTTCTTCGCCTCTGTTCTGCGCGCTGCCCCCGAATCACGCCTTGACGCAGAAGCGGGTAATCCGCGCCAGCGACCTGGACAACGTTCCTTTCATCACGTTTGAGTCTGGCAGCCTGACAGACAAACTGGTGAGGCAGATTTTCAGCGCCGAGGGGGCGCACCTGAATCTCGTGCTCAATGCCGTGACGGCGCCCACGGTGTGCGAGTTTGTGGCGGCGGGCCTGGGTGCGTCGCTGGTCCATCCTTTGTTTGCGGAATGGGTAGGCAAACGCATTGTTCTGCGGCGTTTCGATCCGGAAATCGTGGCCACTTTTCAGTTGTGCCGCGGGCGAGGCACCCGCAATGCAAACCTGGTCGAGTCTTTCATGAACGTGGCCCGGAGCGTGGCACAACAGGTATCGGATGAGTCGTTCCATAATGTGTGA
- a CDS encoding ABC transporter substrate-binding protein, with the protein MKLNLLPALALVALGLCTVPPAPAHAQDTQRPTLRISSGAADNATLDPHRATSTHDKGVVSQMFNALVRFPPGSADPTKLEPDLAESWDVSDNSKVWTFHLRKGVQFHGGYGELTAADVVYSLERAADPKRSSFASTFVGVDRVEALDDYTVRITLKYPDARFLGRVSNYHGGNIVSKKAAEKLGTKFGASPIGTGPFAFSEHVTQQYVKLLANDKYYRGKPKVAGILYRMIPSDSARELAFDSGEVDIIQGKREQRWVERARKRGYDVDIFEPAEFRILHLNRHFKPLDNLKVRQAIAAAVDVDQIVKYAGKDVATKGCSVVPEGYLGHDCSAGTYVHDVAKAKKLLAEAGYPNGIELKSIVSNISAQQPIMEIVQAQLAEAGIKLNMEVVDHATYQARSRKDQSAIVFYGAARFPNADAYLSEFFDSASEIGSPTAMSNFSHCSVADTSIRAARIEPDPAKQLALWKDAQRKIHDDVCGIPLFGLKQVWLHSAKVHYGYDLKGSLNLAPPITEKTTFESK; encoded by the coding sequence ATGAAGCTGAATCTACTGCCCGCCCTGGCCCTGGTCGCGCTTGGCCTCTGCACCGTGCCGCCGGCACCGGCCCACGCGCAGGACACTCAACGCCCCACGCTGCGCATCAGCTCCGGCGCGGCCGATAACGCCACGCTTGACCCGCATCGCGCCACCTCCACCCATGACAAGGGCGTGGTCAGCCAGATGTTCAATGCGCTGGTTCGCTTCCCGCCCGGCAGCGCCGATCCCACCAAACTCGAACCGGACCTGGCCGAAAGCTGGGACGTGTCGGACAACAGCAAGGTCTGGACCTTTCACTTACGCAAGGGCGTGCAGTTCCACGGCGGCTATGGCGAACTGACCGCCGCGGACGTGGTTTACTCCCTGGAGCGCGCCGCCGACCCAAAGCGTTCGAGCTTTGCATCGACTTTCGTCGGCGTAGACAGGGTTGAAGCCCTGGACGACTACACGGTGCGCATCACCCTGAAGTACCCCGACGCACGCTTCCTGGGCCGCGTATCGAACTACCACGGCGGCAATATCGTCAGCAAGAAGGCCGCCGAAAAGCTGGGCACCAAGTTCGGTGCCTCGCCCATAGGCACGGGCCCCTTTGCTTTCAGCGAGCATGTTACCCAGCAGTATGTGAAGCTGCTTGCCAACGACAAGTACTACCGGGGCAAGCCGAAGGTTGCGGGCATCCTATACCGCATGATTCCCTCGGACAGCGCCCGCGAACTGGCATTCGACTCGGGCGAGGTGGATATTATCCAGGGCAAGCGCGAACAACGGTGGGTAGAGCGCGCACGCAAGCGTGGCTATGATGTTGATATTTTTGAACCGGCCGAATTCCGCATTCTGCACCTGAACCGCCACTTCAAGCCGCTGGATAATCTCAAGGTGCGCCAGGCCATCGCAGCCGCCGTCGATGTCGACCAAATCGTGAAGTATGCGGGCAAGGATGTTGCGACCAAGGGCTGCTCCGTGGTGCCCGAAGGGTACCTGGGTCATGACTGCAGCGCGGGTACCTATGTGCACGATGTAGCCAAAGCCAAGAAGTTGCTGGCCGAGGCGGGTTACCCCAACGGCATCGAACTCAAGTCTATAGTCTCGAACATTTCAGCCCAGCAGCCCATCATGGAAATCGTGCAGGCGCAACTGGCTGAAGCGGGCATCAAGCTGAATATGGAAGTGGTGGACCACGCCACCTACCAAGCGCGCAGCCGCAAAGACCAAAGCGCCATCGTCTTCTATGGCGCGGCCCGATTCCCGAACGCCGACGCCTATTTGTCCGAGTTCTTCGACTCCGCGTCGGAAATAGGTTCGCCCACCGCCATGTCGAACTTCTCGCACTGTTCGGTTGCCGATACAAGCATACGCGCCGCCCGTATCGAACCCGATCCGGCCAAGCAGCTTGCGCTTTGGAAGGACGCCCAGCGCAAGATTCATGACGATGTCTGCGGCATTCCACTGTTTGGCCTGAAGCAGGTGTGGCTTCATTCCGCCAAAGTGCACTACGGCTATGACCTGAAGGGTTCGCTGAATCTGGCGCCGCCCATCACCGAAAAGACCACGTTCGAGTCCAAGTAA
- a CDS encoding 3-isopropylmalate dehydratase — protein MNLVYEGRCWKLDADVSSDELISARHVFEYDPQQLRKHLLAELRPAFAQEAKEGDLIVAGKRFAHGSQHTHPFLAMKAMGLGLVAHRLLRPPFRLAIYCGVPLLEIGDEALTMFDDGDRMRVDFETGQISNLSRNRQVEVAPLPAFLLQIVQAGGGLGYLSTSHTRSASMEASHDS, from the coding sequence ATGAATCTAGTTTACGAAGGACGATGCTGGAAACTGGACGCCGATGTTTCCAGCGACGAGCTGATCTCGGCGCGCCATGTGTTCGAGTACGACCCCCAGCAGCTGCGCAAACACCTGCTGGCGGAGCTGCGCCCCGCCTTTGCGCAGGAAGCCAAGGAGGGGGACCTCATCGTCGCCGGCAAGCGATTTGCGCATGGCAGCCAGCATACGCATCCCTTCCTGGCCATGAAAGCAATGGGGCTGGGATTGGTGGCGCACAGGCTTTTGCGCCCACCTTTTCGCCTGGCCATTTACTGCGGGGTTCCGCTGCTGGAAATAGGCGATGAGGCTTTGACAATGTTCGACGATGGAGACCGGATGCGTGTCGATTTCGAGACCGGCCAAATCAGCAACCTGAGCCGCAACCGGCAGGTTGAGGTAGCGCCCCTCCCGGCCTTTTTGTTGCAGATCGTTCAAGCCGGCGGCGGCTTGGGCTATTTAAGCACGAGCCACACCCGCTCCGCCTCAATGGAAGCCTCGCATGATTCCTGA
- a CDS encoding oxaloacetate decarboxylase: MHNRTATPTPMARLRALLESRSAVPAPGCHDPLGALLIAEAGFEAVSLSGYSVAASHGKPDIGLISGTQMAAHAGAIAEIVSLPVVADADTGYGGISNIAETVKAYERAGVAALHLEDQLNPKRCGAMASKSLVSDEEMSQRLRAAIAARGEMLIIGRTDALTIAGLPEAIRRCKSMADSGVDAVMVPSLSSLEDIERVVQASPVPVLHTVAETVRPLYTQSQLESTGLGMVLYSISLIQAIVHVQRAILSELKQRGSTASFVDAMLPLSQLSDFLGARRYAEFESQVLAKAG; the protein is encoded by the coding sequence ATGCACAATCGAACTGCAACGCCGACGCCCATGGCGCGCCTGAGGGCACTGCTGGAAAGCCGATCCGCTGTTCCGGCCCCTGGCTGTCATGACCCTTTGGGGGCGTTACTGATCGCGGAGGCGGGCTTCGAGGCTGTCTCGCTGTCGGGGTATTCCGTGGCCGCAAGCCACGGCAAGCCCGATATCGGCTTGATCAGCGGAACTCAAATGGCTGCGCATGCCGGGGCTATCGCCGAAATAGTATCCCTGCCGGTGGTGGCGGATGCGGACACCGGGTACGGGGGCATCAGCAACATCGCCGAGACCGTAAAAGCCTATGAGCGCGCAGGAGTCGCTGCGCTGCATCTGGAAGACCAGCTCAACCCCAAGCGCTGCGGCGCGATGGCGTCAAAGTCCCTGGTTTCGGACGAGGAAATGTCCCAGCGCCTGCGCGCCGCCATTGCCGCCCGCGGCGAAATGCTGATCATCGGACGAACCGATGCATTGACCATCGCCGGCTTGCCGGAGGCCATCCGGCGATGCAAAAGCATGGCGGATAGCGGCGTGGATGCGGTCATGGTGCCTTCGCTATCTTCTTTGGAGGACATCGAGCGCGTCGTTCAGGCATCCCCGGTACCCGTCCTGCATACGGTAGCGGAAACCGTGCGGCCGCTTTATACCCAGTCGCAACTTGAATCGACGGGGCTGGGCATGGTGTTGTACTCGATTTCGCTCATCCAGGCCATCGTTCACGTGCAACGCGCGATCCTGTCCGAGTTGAAGCAGCGCGGCAGTACGGCGTCATTTGTCGATGCCATGCTTCCCCTGTCCCAGCTCTCTGATTTTCTCGGCGCCAGGCGCTACGCTGAATTCGAATCGCAAGTGCTTGCGAAGGCGGGGTAA
- a CDS encoding acyl-CoA dehydrogenase family protein yields MTIRLTEQQQALVEQVKRFAQREVLPLEQRARNDPDYGSRLLAALGSAGMLGLDIPETYGGIGLPHLDAAMCIEEMARHSLDAAGFMSAASLGQAYYIYAFGTEEHRRRYLPEICAGKYTVAIGITEPGAGTASTALTTRAAMGERIVINGRKHYVSNVPNAGLFIIYCRVSNAPRAKGIGAILVERGTPGFSIDRLSENMAGSYQADLLFEDCEVPAGNLLVGEGGFAELTNCYNLERCGGTALVLGTAIGAYDMALEHVSHREQFGRSLVSFQAVQMRLANMAIQIQAARLMLYHALGISEGWPDAQESSMVKVFGNETAKSVSDEAIQLMGGAGYLKDLGVERRYRYVRGYSIAGGPLDIHRTMIAGWLVGRRFSQWADASTPL; encoded by the coding sequence ATGACTATTCGCCTCACCGAGCAGCAACAGGCGCTTGTTGAACAGGTTAAACGCTTTGCCCAACGCGAAGTGCTTCCCTTGGAGCAAAGAGCAAGGAATGATCCCGACTACGGCTCCAGATTATTGGCGGCGCTGGGATCGGCCGGCATGCTCGGGCTCGATATTCCCGAGACCTATGGCGGCATAGGCCTGCCTCACCTGGATGCGGCCATGTGCATAGAAGAAATGGCTCGCCATAGTCTGGATGCCGCCGGTTTTATGTCGGCGGCCAGCCTGGGCCAGGCCTATTACATCTACGCGTTTGGCACGGAAGAGCATCGCAGGCGCTACTTGCCGGAAATCTGCGCCGGCAAGTACACGGTTGCCATCGGCATCACCGAGCCCGGCGCGGGCACTGCCTCGACAGCCTTGACGACGCGCGCGGCCATGGGTGAGCGCATTGTCATCAATGGGCGCAAGCACTACGTGTCCAATGTCCCCAATGCGGGACTCTTCATTATTTATTGCCGTGTCAGCAACGCGCCTCGCGCGAAAGGCATAGGCGCCATACTTGTCGAACGCGGCACCCCGGGATTTTCCATTGACCGGCTCAGCGAGAATATGGCCGGAAGCTACCAGGCGGACCTGCTGTTCGAGGATTGCGAAGTACCGGCCGGCAATCTGCTCGTTGGTGAAGGCGGGTTTGCCGAACTGACCAATTGCTACAACCTGGAGCGCTGCGGCGGCACGGCGCTGGTTCTGGGAACGGCCATCGGTGCCTATGACATGGCCCTGGAACATGTGTCGCACCGCGAACAATTCGGTAGAAGCCTTGTTTCCTTCCAGGCTGTGCAAATGCGGCTGGCAAACATGGCGATCCAGATCCAGGCCGCTCGGCTGATGCTGTATCACGCATTGGGTATAAGCGAGGGCTGGCCCGATGCGCAAGAGTCGTCGATGGTCAAGGTATTCGGCAATGAGACGGCCAAGAGCGTTTCGGACGAAGCCATCCAGTTAATGGGCGGCGCGGGCTACCTCAAAGACCTTGGCGTCGAGCGCCGCTATCGATATGTACGCGGCTATTCGATTGCCGGCGGCCCGCTGGATATCCACCGAACAATGATTGCAGGTTGGCTGGTGGGGCGCCGCTTCAGCCAATGGGCGGATGCAAGCACCCCGCTTTAG
- a CDS encoding FAD-binding oxidoreductase, which yields MTKLESYDVIVIGAGMVGAAIAYGLAGRGRKVLVLDGADTDYRAAKANFGLIWVQGKGQNAPAYQKLSRRSAQLWPGFAQSLEQETGMALDYESRGGLHFCLGEQDWTERQARLDTWHAQAADEPPCTRMLDRNQLQAILPGVRLGPDVSGASLGQADGHVNPLKLLAALHQGLMLRGATILGNRPATGITALTGGGFSVAAGGECYEGAQIIIAAGLGSASLGRMVGLDVPLRPQRGQLLVTERLRPLLPLPASGLRQTAEGTVMIGVTQENVGYDLHTTSSAATRLAHNALRILPDLTQARLVRHWACLRILTPDGCPVYAGSVSHPGAWIAVCHSGVTLAAFHAGPLSDCLRDSTLTANLDFFHHERFDVSTTA from the coding sequence ATGACCAAACTGGAATCTTATGACGTAATCGTAATTGGCGCCGGCATGGTGGGCGCGGCCATTGCCTACGGCCTGGCCGGGCGCGGCCGCAAAGTGCTGGTTCTGGACGGCGCCGATACCGACTACCGGGCTGCCAAGGCCAATTTCGGCTTGATCTGGGTACAGGGCAAAGGCCAGAATGCCCCCGCCTACCAGAAATTGTCGCGCCGCTCGGCACAGCTATGGCCCGGGTTTGCCCAAAGCCTGGAACAGGAAACCGGCATGGCCCTGGATTACGAAAGCCGGGGAGGCCTGCACTTCTGCCTGGGTGAACAGGATTGGACTGAACGCCAGGCCAGGTTGGACACCTGGCATGCGCAGGCCGCGGACGAACCACCCTGTACCCGCATGCTGGACCGGAATCAATTGCAGGCCATATTGCCCGGTGTGCGCCTGGGCCCCGATGTAAGCGGCGCAAGCCTGGGGCAGGCCGACGGCCACGTCAACCCTCTAAAGCTTCTCGCCGCGCTTCATCAAGGCTTGATGCTGCGCGGCGCAACAATCCTGGGTAACCGCCCTGCAACGGGTATCACAGCGCTGACGGGCGGCGGCTTCTCCGTCGCGGCCGGAGGTGAATGTTATGAAGGCGCGCAAATAATCATTGCCGCGGGACTGGGCTCCGCGAGCCTGGGCCGCATGGTGGGCCTGGATGTCCCTCTGCGCCCCCAGCGTGGCCAGCTCCTGGTCACCGAGCGCTTGCGTCCGTTGCTTCCCTTGCCGGCCAGCGGCCTGCGGCAGACAGCGGAAGGCACGGTCATGATAGGCGTGACCCAGGAAAATGTCGGCTACGACTTGCATACGACCTCCAGTGCCGCAACACGTTTGGCCCACAACGCCCTGCGCATACTACCCGACCTTACGCAGGCGCGCCTGGTGCGCCATTGGGCCTGCCTGCGCATCCTGACGCCGGACGGCTGCCCCGTCTATGCCGGCTCTGTTTCCCATCCCGGCGCCTGGATAGCGGTTTGCCATTCCGGCGTAACCCTGGCCGCGTTTCATGCGGGCCCTCTTTCGGACTGCCTGCGCGATTCGACCTTAACCGCCAATCTGGATTTCTTTCACCATGAGCGATTCGATGTTTCGACAACTGCCTGA
- a CDS encoding IclR family transcriptional regulator, with amino-acid sequence MTKSEIFEGAGPLARTPQDLDLAAGKVVGAAFQATRLMTYAANCHVPWSAADAARELGLNPSTCFNLVQTLLAVGWIAGADLIGPGKRYVLGSSFVNLAHRTASRTVDLREVMPRLQGYADRWKVTATIWQRQSLTRMELVAVASCHTAVNVQMPIGQRLPILMGGMGRVLALQSGLEDATREAIFNELRWDRSLTFAQFMAQARKAKRVGWGLDEGYMNRSVTALAVPVSSNADRIVEYVCSATMFRHQYATAVLPSLANALMPIASGVSEIVYGNQVAGVD; translated from the coding sequence ATGACTAAATCTGAGATATTCGAAGGAGCGGGCCCCCTGGCCCGCACGCCGCAAGACCTGGATCTTGCCGCTGGAAAGGTGGTGGGCGCGGCCTTTCAGGCCACACGGCTCATGACCTACGCGGCCAACTGCCACGTGCCCTGGAGTGCCGCGGACGCCGCGCGCGAACTTGGCCTCAACCCCAGCACCTGCTTCAATCTGGTTCAAACCCTGCTTGCGGTGGGATGGATAGCGGGCGCCGATCTTATCGGCCCGGGAAAGCGTTATGTTCTGGGCAGCAGTTTTGTGAACCTGGCGCACCGGACAGCCTCGCGAACGGTCGATCTGCGCGAAGTTATGCCGCGTTTGCAGGGGTACGCCGATCGCTGGAAAGTCACCGCGACGATCTGGCAGCGGCAATCCTTGACGCGCATGGAATTGGTTGCCGTTGCCAGCTGCCACACAGCCGTGAATGTTCAAATGCCCATAGGCCAGCGTTTACCCATACTGATGGGAGGAATGGGACGCGTGCTGGCTCTGCAGAGCGGCCTGGAAGACGCCACGCGCGAAGCCATCTTCAATGAATTGCGATGGGATCGATCACTGACATTCGCCCAGTTCATGGCACAAGCCAGGAAAGCAAAGCGCGTAGGCTGGGGGCTGGACGAGGGGTATATGAACAGGTCGGTAACAGCATTGGCCGTTCCTGTTTCGTCCAATGCGGATCGAATCGTGGAATATGTGTGCAGTGCAACCATGTTCCGCCATCAGTACGCCACGGCGGTCTTGCCATCGTTGGCAAATGCCTTGATGCCTATTGCGAGTGGCGTATCGGAAATCGTTTATGGCAATCAGGTAGCGGGGGTTGACTGA
- a CDS encoding ABC transporter substrate-binding protein: MNLKWNPAACVALAAALIAGSAVAAPERTKVTIAIGTSVIDASQANNTSVPIYTGCWQREGLDVTIQPTNSSSAMQAVLSGQAQFVNMGPGAAILARAKGAPIKAVYLNMRRNFQFPVVLASSSIKSIQDFKGKTIGVISYGAQLVEIIKGMLAEAGLDPNKDVTFVETGAGAQAIAALTSGRVDVWGTWDSQIATAENMGIKLRRFTTPEAEKLVFGGSYFVRDDYVKSHPEVIEKVLRCVAEGSALVLANPEGAVKAHWKVYPSSKPTNLSDAEAMKQALNLIKVRSEFLRLEPGMRWGEFPPKAAKVMVDFMRANKRLKGELDPETLYTNQFVPAINKFDPQSIQQQAASLGK; the protein is encoded by the coding sequence ATGAATTTAAAATGGAATCCCGCAGCATGTGTGGCGCTGGCGGCAGCCTTGATTGCCGGCAGTGCGGTGGCCGCTCCAGAGCGGACTAAAGTCACCATCGCCATCGGCACCAGCGTCATAGACGCCTCGCAGGCGAACAATACCTCTGTTCCCATCTACACGGGCTGTTGGCAACGCGAAGGCCTGGATGTGACGATCCAGCCGACCAACTCGTCCTCAGCCATGCAAGCCGTGCTCTCGGGTCAGGCACAGTTCGTGAACATGGGGCCGGGCGCCGCAATCCTCGCTCGGGCCAAAGGCGCGCCCATCAAGGCGGTATACCTGAACATGCGCCGCAACTTCCAGTTTCCGGTTGTACTCGCGTCCAGCTCCATCAAATCCATTCAAGACTTCAAGGGCAAGACGATAGGCGTGATTTCCTATGGTGCGCAGTTGGTGGAGATCATCAAGGGCATGCTTGCGGAGGCCGGCCTGGATCCCAATAAAGATGTTACCTTTGTGGAAACCGGTGCAGGCGCGCAAGCCATAGCGGCGTTGACCAGCGGCAGGGTGGATGTATGGGGTACCTGGGATTCGCAGATTGCAACGGCGGAGAACATGGGCATCAAGCTGCGCCGCTTCACCACCCCGGAAGCCGAGAAACTGGTTTTTGGCGGTTCCTACTTTGTGCGAGACGACTACGTCAAAAGTCACCCGGAAGTCATTGAGAAAGTGCTGCGCTGCGTGGCAGAAGGCTCCGCACTGGTGCTGGCCAATCCCGAAGGCGCGGTCAAGGCGCACTGGAAGGTCTATCCCAGCAGCAAGCCGACGAATCTGAGCGATGCGGAGGCCATGAAGCAGGCACTCAATCTGATCAAGGTTCGCAGTGAATTCCTTCGGCTTGAGCCCGGCATGCGCTGGGGTGAATTTCCTCCCAAGGCGGCAAAGGTGATGGTGGATTTCATGCGTGCCAACAAGCGTCTGAAAGGTGAGCTGGACCCCGAAACGCTGTATACCAACCAGTTTGTTCCCGCCATCAACAAGTTTGATCCGCAGTCTATCCAGCAACAAGCGGCATCGCTGGGGAAGTGA
- a CDS encoding aconitase/3-isopropylmalate dehydratase large subunit family protein → MAMSLAQKILARASGKAVVEEGEIIWAKPDLVTVPEVSFPAYVKRLRDIGITKFAYPERIVVAIDHEVPVHSQAGAERNRLTRQLAESCRVGHFFDGEGITHPLVVERGLVSPGMFVVGADTHTSGIGGTGALAIPFGMEVTMPMARGDIWIRVPGTVRVQVNGVLPAGVGARDIVLAALKQIDEEMANYRVIEYVGDTIPTLSIPERMTIAGLSIDCGAETGIVPADAAAVRALRALGVSDAAILAGDSAAPVHHEIYIDANRLAPQVSIPPSPTQVRDVTELEAVRIDHAYIGSCASGSLVELQEAARLLDGRRVHPEVQLLIIPATRKIHEQAMQDGTLSILMRAGAQLAPSTCGPCFGGLAQLGAGEVRISTSTRNDRGRMGSPDANIYLASALTVAASALTGHITDVRTFLSSHG, encoded by the coding sequence ATGGCAATGTCGCTGGCGCAAAAAATCCTTGCACGGGCAAGTGGAAAAGCCGTCGTGGAAGAGGGTGAAATTATCTGGGCCAAGCCAGACCTGGTCACGGTTCCCGAAGTGTCATTTCCCGCCTATGTGAAGCGCTTGAGGGATATAGGCATAACAAAGTTTGCCTATCCCGAGCGCATCGTCGTGGCCATCGACCATGAAGTGCCGGTGCACAGTCAGGCCGGCGCCGAGCGAAATCGCCTGACCCGGCAGTTGGCCGAGTCGTGCCGGGTGGGTCATTTTTTCGACGGAGAGGGCATCACGCATCCGCTCGTTGTCGAACGCGGCCTGGTGTCTCCCGGGATGTTCGTCGTCGGGGCGGACACGCATACTTCGGGCATCGGCGGAACCGGTGCGCTGGCCATACCCTTCGGCATGGAAGTGACCATGCCCATGGCCCGCGGCGACATCTGGATTCGCGTTCCGGGCACCGTGCGGGTACAGGTGAACGGAGTGCTTCCGGCCGGCGTCGGCGCGCGCGACATTGTATTGGCGGCGCTGAAACAGATCGATGAAGAGATGGCGAACTACAGGGTCATTGAATATGTGGGCGATACGATTCCCACCCTGTCCATTCCCGAGCGCATGACGATCGCCGGCCTGAGTATCGATTGCGGCGCGGAAACGGGCATTGTGCCGGCCGACGCCGCCGCTGTGCGGGCCTTGCGCGCGTTGGGCGTGAGCGATGCGGCAATACTCGCGGGCGATAGCGCGGCGCCGGTGCACCACGAGATCTACATCGACGCCAACCGCCTGGCGCCGCAGGTAAGCATTCCGCCCTCGCCCACGCAGGTTCGCGATGTGACGGAGCTGGAAGCGGTGCGGATCGACCACGCCTATATAGGCAGCTGTGCTTCCGGCAGCCTGGTCGAGCTGCAGGAGGCCGCCCGATTGCTGGACGGGCGTCGCGTTCATCCCGAAGTCCAGCTCCTGATCATCCCCGCCACACGCAAGATACATGAACAGGCCATGCAGGACGGCACTCTGAGTATCTTGATGCGCGCGGGCGCCCAGTTGGCGCCGTCCACCTGCGGGCCATGCTTTGGCGGGCTGGCACAGCTGGGCGCGGGCGAAGTCCGCATCAGCACAAGCACGCGGAATGATCGCGGCCGAATGGGCAGCCCCGACGCAAACATCTATCTTGCAAGCGCCCTGACCGTCGCGGCTTCGGCGCTTACCGGGCACATCACGGATGTGCGCACCTTCCTTTCTTCTCATGGATAG
- a CDS encoding CaiB/BaiF CoA-transferase family protein: MGKLDGVRIIDMSRVLAGPLAGQMLADLGAEVIKIEQPGTGDEARRYGPPFLGEEDEGGTAFFLAANRNKRSVAVDFSKPEGSRIVQQLVAKSDVVIENFRVGTLARHGLDYASLSAQNPGLVYCSLTGFGQSGPYARRPGYDAIFQSMGGLMSSIGYPDEHPAGGPLRTGLSITDVITSLYADVAIVAALHARAHNGGQGDYIDLALLDSTVATMSHYAMHYLISGQMLPRRGNSGNGGVPSQVFKCRDGSIMLTVGNDAQFVRFCQALGCPEWASDDRFSAGVMRIRNRDTLIPILEAHFAERNAAECLQALVAADIPAGAINNMAQTFADPQVAARTLRAPVRDDGRGPLDVIANPIRFTHDPIDTYIRPPLLGEHTDEVLGGLLCYSAEDLTRLAGTGVIGRRPSATDASTL; this comes from the coding sequence ATGGGTAAGTTGGACGGTGTTCGCATTATTGACATGAGCAGGGTGCTGGCTGGCCCCCTGGCCGGTCAGATGCTCGCCGACCTGGGTGCCGAGGTGATCAAGATCGAGCAGCCAGGCACGGGCGATGAGGCCCGTCGCTATGGGCCGCCCTTTCTGGGGGAGGAAGACGAAGGCGGAACAGCGTTTTTCCTGGCGGCGAATCGCAACAAACGCTCGGTGGCCGTGGATTTTTCCAAGCCTGAGGGTAGCCGTATCGTGCAGCAGTTGGTGGCCAAATCAGACGTCGTCATTGAAAACTTTCGTGTCGGCACGCTGGCGCGCCACGGCCTGGATTATGCAAGCCTGTCGGCGCAGAACCCTGGGCTTGTCTATTGCTCGTTGACCGGTTTCGGCCAGTCCGGCCCATACGCCAGGCGCCCCGGCTACGACGCGATCTTCCAGTCCATGGGGGGCTTGATGAGCAGCATCGGCTACCCGGACGAGCATCCGGCGGGCGGGCCTCTGCGCACGGGCCTTTCCATTACCGATGTCATTACAAGCTTGTATGCCGATGTGGCGATTGTTGCGGCCTTGCACGCACGTGCGCATAACGGCGGCCAGGGCGATTACATCGATCTCGCGCTGCTGGATTCGACGGTGGCCACCATGTCGCATTACGCCATGCATTATCTTATCTCCGGGCAGATGCTTCCCCGCCGAGGCAACTCGGGTAACGGCGGTGTGCCATCCCAGGTCTTCAAGTGCCGCGATGGCTCGATCATGCTCACCGTGGGCAACGATGCGCAGTTCGTCCGATTTTGCCAGGCGCTGGGCTGCCCGGAATGGGCCAGCGACGATCGCTTCTCGGCCGGCGTCATGCGTATCCGAAACCGCGACACCCTGATTCCGATTCTGGAGGCGCATTTTGCCGAGCGCAACGCGGCGGAATGCCTGCAGGCACTGGTGGCGGCGGACATCCCGGCAGGTGCCATCAACAACATGGCACAGACCTTTGCCGACCCGCAAGTTGCTGCCCGAACATTGCGCGCGCCAGTGCGCGACGATGGCCGTGGCCCGCTCGATGTCATTGCGAATCCGATCCGGTTTACGCACGACCCAATCGACACCTATATCAGGCCGCCCCTGCTGGGCGAACACACAGACGAAGTGCTGGGCGGACTGCTTTGTTATTCGGCGGAAGATCTCACCCGGCTGGCCGGCACGGGCGTCATAGGTCGCCGCCCATCGGCTACAGACGCATCAACACTTTAA